Proteins encoded together in one Lathyrus oleraceus cultivar Zhongwan6 chromosome 5, CAAS_Psat_ZW6_1.0, whole genome shotgun sequence window:
- the LOC127083063 gene encoding uncharacterized protein LOC127083063, which produces MAPNRWIRPEVYPLFVPVGMAIGLCAMQLVRNITTNPEVRVTKQNRAAGVLDNETEGEKYSQHFVRKFVRGKSPEIMPSVNGFFSNPN; this is translated from the exons ATGGCTCCCAACAGATGGATTAGACCCGAG GTATACCCACTTTTCGTGCCTGTTGGTATGGCTATTGGCCTCTGCGCTATGCAACTTGTTCGAAACATAACCACCAATCCTGAAGTCAG GGTAACCAAACAGAACAGAGCTGCAGGAGTTCTTGACAATGAAACGGAGGGTGAGAAATATTCACAGCACTTTGTCAGGAAGTTTGTCCGCGGCAAGAGCCCTGAGATTATGCCATCCGTCAACGGCTTCTTCTCCAATCCAAACTAA